The following proteins are encoded in a genomic region of Arachis stenosperma cultivar V10309 chromosome 4, arast.V10309.gnm1.PFL2, whole genome shotgun sequence:
- the LOC130972882 gene encoding glycerol-3-phosphate acyltransferase 9, whose translation MTPTGTLKSSSSELDLDRPNIEDYLPTGSSIQQEPHGKLRLHDLLDISPTLSEASGAIVDDSFTRCFKSNPPEPWNWNVYLFPLWCCGVVFRYLILFPARILVLTIGWIIFLSSFIPVHFLLKGQDKLRRNIERSLVEMMCSFFVASWTGVVKYHGPRPSRRPKQVFVANHTSMIDFIILEQMTAFAVIMQKHPGWVGLLQSTILESVGCIWFNRTEAKDREIVARKLREHVQGADNNPLLIFPEGTCVNNHYTVMFKKGAFELGCTVCPVAIKYNKIFVDAFWNSRKQSFTKHLLQLMTSWAVVCDVWYLEPQNLKPGETPIEFAERVRDIISHRAGLKKVPWDGYLKYSRPSPKHRERKQQNFAESMLRRLEEK comes from the exons ATGACTCCCACTGGGACACTTAAGTCTTCTAGTTCTGAATTGGATCTTGATCGACCCAACATAGAAGATTACCTGCCAACAGGATCCTCCATTCAACAAGAACCTCATGGAAAGCTTCGCCT GCATGATTTGCTCGATATTTCTCCTACTTTATCTGAGGCATCTGGTGCTATTGTAGAT GACTCATTCACAAGATGTTTCAAGTCAAATCCTCCTGAACCATGGAACTGGAATGTTTATTTATTCCCTTTGTGGTGTTGTGGAGTTGTATTTCGATATTTGATTCTGTTTCCGGCAAG GATTCTGGTGCTAACAATAGGATGGATAATATTTCTTTCATCCTTCATTCCAGTGCACTTCCTATTGAAGGGACAAGACAAGTTGAGGAGAAATATTGAG AGGTCATTGGTGGAGATGATGTGTAGTTTCTTTGTTGCATCTTGGACTGGGGTTGTCAAGTACCATGGGCCAAGGCCTAGCAGGCGACCGAAACAG GTTTTTGTGGCCAATCATACTTCCATGATTGATTTCATTATCTTAGAACAGATGACAGCATTTGCTGTTATTATGCAGAAGCATCCTGGATGGGTTG GACTATTGCAGAGTACCATTTTGGAGAGCGTAGGATGTATTTGGTTCAATCGTACAGAGGCAAAGGATCGAGAAATTGTGGCGAGGAA ATTGAGGGAACATGTCCAGGGAGCTGACAATAACCCTCTTCTCATATTTCCTGAAGGGACTTGCGTAAATAATCATTATACAGTTATGTTCAAAAAA gGTGCCTTCGAACTTGGATGCACAGTTTGCCCAGTTGCAATAAAGtacaataaaatttttgttgatgctTTTTGGAATAGTCGAAA ACAATCTTTCACTAAGCATTTGTTGCAGCTAATGACATCATGGGCTGTTGTTTGTGATGTTTGGTACTTGGAGCCACAAAATCTGAAGCCTGGAGAGACACCCATTGAGTTTGCAGAGAG GGTAAGAGACATAATCTCACATCGTGCCGGCCTTAAAAAGGTTCCATGGGATGGATACCTGAAGTATTCTCGTCCTAGCCCGAAGCATAGAGAACGAAA